The following proteins are co-located in the Microbulbifer sp. VAAF005 genome:
- a CDS encoding DNA-3-methyladenine glycosylase 2 — protein MKIDAAVCSSARLARDRRFDGRFYTAVKTTGIFCRPICPARPPLERNVTYFETAAEAANAGFRPCLRCRPDSAPGSPAWGLVSTTVQRALKLMRSEREPQSVERLAERLGVSSRYLRRLFSEHLGVSPLAVWQTERALFAFRLLRDTDLPIAEIAYESGFNSLRRFNGVFKQIYKRTPSEVRREGHAVRAEKASATRVRLYLDYRPPLDWQQLLAFLGTRALAGVEQVEGEVYSRSFELDACRGVMEVSHDPERNRLVVEIFGQEGGAGLYLLNQRLRRLFDLDADIEEIQTVLNEDPLLADQLAKNPGLRLPGAWDPFEYALRAILGQQISVAAATTIAGRIVARYGESFVDDAGRERFLFPTAERLAEADFADLGLTRARMKTLQEFVAATLDGRVSFADQSLEDWCNQATARPGIGDWTAHYIAMRGLSMPDAFPASDLGILQALGSDGEKAKPKQALERAEQWRPWRAYGAILLWQSLKSGEKK, from the coding sequence ATGAAGATTGATGCAGCAGTTTGCTCCAGTGCGCGATTGGCCCGAGACCGGCGCTTTGATGGGCGCTTCTATACCGCAGTGAAAACAACCGGCATTTTCTGCCGCCCGATCTGTCCCGCTCGGCCACCGCTGGAGCGCAATGTCACTTATTTCGAGACTGCGGCGGAGGCGGCCAATGCGGGCTTTAGGCCTTGTCTGCGCTGTCGCCCCGATTCTGCGCCGGGCAGTCCAGCTTGGGGATTGGTTTCGACCACCGTACAGCGCGCTTTAAAACTGATGCGCAGTGAACGCGAGCCTCAATCTGTGGAGCGGCTTGCAGAGCGTCTCGGGGTCAGCAGCCGCTATTTACGCCGTCTGTTCTCTGAACACCTGGGGGTAAGTCCCTTAGCGGTTTGGCAAACCGAGCGGGCACTGTTTGCTTTTCGTTTACTGCGAGATACGGACCTGCCTATTGCTGAAATAGCCTACGAGTCCGGTTTTAACAGCTTGAGACGCTTTAACGGCGTATTCAAACAGATCTACAAACGCACCCCATCCGAGGTGCGCAGGGAGGGACACGCAGTGCGCGCGGAGAAGGCGAGTGCCACACGGGTGCGGTTGTACCTGGATTACCGCCCGCCATTAGATTGGCAACAACTCCTGGCTTTCTTGGGAACTCGCGCTTTGGCGGGGGTAGAGCAGGTGGAGGGGGAGGTCTATTCACGCAGTTTCGAGCTGGATGCCTGTCGCGGCGTGATGGAGGTTTCTCATGATCCGGAACGCAATCGCCTGGTAGTGGAGATATTTGGCCAGGAAGGTGGGGCAGGGTTATATCTACTGAACCAGCGCCTGCGCCGGTTGTTTGATCTGGATGCGGATATTGAAGAGATCCAGACGGTATTAAATGAAGATCCACTGCTGGCGGATCAGTTGGCGAAGAATCCGGGCCTGCGCTTGCCCGGTGCCTGGGACCCATTCGAATATGCACTGCGGGCGATTCTCGGTCAGCAGATCAGTGTCGCGGCGGCGACCACTATTGCCGGACGTATCGTGGCCCGCTACGGGGAGTCTTTTGTGGACGATGCTGGCAGAGAGCGGTTTTTATTCCCAACGGCGGAGCGTCTCGCTGAGGCGGACTTTGCCGATCTGGGCTTGACCCGGGCTCGGATGAAAACCCTGCAGGAGTTTGTCGCCGCAACTTTGGATGGCCGTGTGAGTTTTGCCGATCAGTCCCTGGAGGATTGGTGCAATCAAGCCACGGCACGGCCGGGTATTGGCGATTGGACGGCGCATTATATTGCTATGCGTGGCCTGTCGATGCCGGATGCTTTCCCCGCGTCGGATTTGGGTATTCTGCAAGCCCTGGGCAGTGATGGCGAAAAGGCAAAACCCAAGCAGGCCCTGGAGCGGGCAGAGCAGTGGCGGCCCTGGCGGGCATATGGAGCCATTTTGTTGTGGCAGTCCCTGAAATCTGGAGAGAAAAAATGA
- a CDS encoding methylated-DNA--[protein]-cysteine S-methyltransferase codes for MIVYESYTTELGDVAIAACEQEGEGLSRGIVALQFYDDERPLRLGAGWQRGASELTDLAAQQLREYIAGQRKSFDLPLAPKGTEFQCRVWDALLQIPFGETRSYSQQAQWLGQPRAIRAVARANGANPIAIVIPCHRVIGANGSLTGYAGGLSLKARLLTLEGANFVQQGELL; via the coding sequence ATGATTGTCTATGAGAGTTACACCACGGAATTGGGGGATGTTGCCATCGCGGCCTGCGAGCAAGAGGGAGAGGGTCTCTCCCGAGGTATAGTTGCACTCCAGTTTTATGACGATGAACGACCATTGCGTTTGGGGGCCGGTTGGCAGCGGGGCGCCTCGGAGCTGACAGATTTGGCCGCCCAGCAGTTGCGGGAATATATCGCTGGCCAGCGCAAAAGCTTTGATTTGCCTCTGGCGCCAAAGGGTACTGAATTTCAGTGCCGAGTTTGGGATGCGCTGTTGCAAATTCCCTTTGGCGAAACCCGCAGTTACAGCCAGCAAGCCCAGTGGCTGGGCCAGCCCCGCGCTATCCGTGCAGTGGCGCGGGCCAATGGTGCGAACCCGATTGCCATCGTTATTCCCTGCCACCGTGTAATCGGAGCTAATGGCAGCCTTACCGGCTACGCCGGCGGCCTGTCTTTGAAAGCGCGCTTGCTCACTCTTGAGGGTGCCAACTTTGTTCAGCAGGGCGAGCTGCTCTAG
- a CDS encoding gamma carbonic anhydrase family protein → MLYRLGDKQPQLEGEGHYIAPGAHVIGDVRMLAHSSVWFNAVVRGDCAPITIGEYSNVQDGSVLHADVGVPLTIGTGVTVGHKVMLHGCDIGDYSLIGINAVILNRAKIGKCCIIGANALVTEGTEIPDYSMVLGSPGKVVKSLDPATYELLKASSDHYAANGKHFASELVPLEAKDV, encoded by the coding sequence ATGCTGTACAGATTGGGGGATAAACAGCCACAACTGGAAGGTGAGGGCCACTATATTGCGCCCGGTGCCCATGTGATTGGAGATGTGCGTATGCTTGCGCACAGCTCCGTATGGTTTAACGCGGTGGTGCGCGGCGACTGTGCGCCGATCACTATCGGTGAATACAGCAACGTACAGGATGGCTCGGTTCTGCATGCCGATGTGGGTGTGCCATTAACCATCGGTACCGGTGTCACCGTAGGCCATAAAGTGATGCTGCACGGCTGTGACATTGGTGATTACAGCCTGATTGGTATCAATGCCGTGATCTTAAACCGGGCCAAAATCGGCAAGTGCTGTATCATTGGCGCCAATGCGTTGGTGACCGAGGGCACAGAAATTCCCGATTACTCTATGGTGCTGGGCTCTCCCGGCAAGGTAGTAAAATCTCTCGATCCCGCCACCTACGAGCTGCTCAAAGCCAGCAGCGATCACTATGCGGCCAACGGCAAACATTTCGCCAGTGAATTGGTCCCGCTTGAGGCTAAAGATGTCTGA
- a CDS encoding DUF1289 domain-containing protein, with product MSEQPVKTVQPKERPVKSPCISVCALNEQDLCEGCFRSGNEISRWGSMDNDERRAVLKLCTERARQMGRIW from the coding sequence ATGTCTGAACAACCGGTAAAAACCGTGCAGCCGAAAGAGCGCCCGGTTAAATCCCCCTGTATCTCCGTATGTGCCCTGAATGAGCAGGACCTGTGCGAGGGCTGTTTTCGCAGTGGAAACGAAATCAGCCGCTGGGGCTCCATGGATAACGATGAGCGCCGTGCAGTGTTAAAGCTCTGCACCGAGCGCGCGCGGCAAATGGGCCGAATCTGGTAA
- the dnaE gene encoding DNA polymerase III subunit alpha — MTQPFVHLRIHSEFSLIDGLVRIKPAIARAQELEMPALAITDQCNLYGQIKFYRACLGSGIKPITAADFWLSEGGEGKPTLITLYAMNADGYRNITELISRAWMEGQYHGNAYIKREWVKEYSEGVLMLSGAKYGDVGRALVAGRRAQAEELAREWAELFPGRYYLELQRTGRAGDEDYLHSAVKLAQNLNLPVVATNDVRFMGESEFEAHEVRVCIHEGRALDDPRRERRYSAQQYFRTPEEMWELFGDIPEALENTVEIAKRCSAPIQLGKYFLPEYPIPEGMTEDQFFEKVSYEGMERRLATILDKSAADYAERRQVYEDRLRFELDIIIQMGFPGYFLIVMDFIQWAKDHDIPVGPGRGSGAGSLVAYSLDITDLDPLQYDLLFERFLNPERVSMPDFDIDFCMEKRDRVIGYVADNYGRQAVSQIITFGTMAAKAVVRDVARVQGKSYGLADKLSKMIPPDVGMTLQKAFDQEEILREFLDHDDEGQEIWEMALQLEGVSRNVGKHAGGVVIAPTKLTDFAPLYCDETGAGLVTQFDKNDVEDAGLVKFDFLGLRTLTIIDWAKRMVDETRARVGEEPLDIAALPLDDEETFKMLKRAETTAVFQLESRGMKDLIKRLQPDNLEDMIALVALFRPGPLQSGMVDDFINRKHGRAQVAYPDAKYQHEKLQPILEPTYGVIVYQEQVMQIAQELAGYTLGGADLLRRAMGKKKPEEMAKQRATFENGAKEQGIDPELAIKIFDLVEKFAGYGFNKSHSAAYALVSYQTAWLKAHYPAQFMAATMSSDMDKTDKVVTFIEECRAMELVLVPPDVNLGSFQFSVDIDNRIIYGLGAIKGLGEGPIENIIAAREEGGPFTDLFDFCSRVDPRKVNKRALEALVRSGALDSIGPDTNGADGLDYSRAVLFNALDEAVKAAEQQKANANAGMMDLFGEVVPQASEGDVYEDFRRTRCWSIRERLEGEKNTLGLYLTGHPIDEYAGELQHLVKARIADLKPGRESQKVAGLVVAMRVMKTKRGDSMAIVTLDDRSGRIEAAMFSEAFGEHRDKLAKDALLVLDGPVATDDYSGGLKMTVNSVSTLDELRQSRVTGVRLRVDSGSVAPGLAKRLAACLQPYTGGQCGVSLEVSRHDARGLYRLPPQWNVEPNDQMVQSLRELLGREQVALQYAQRR, encoded by the coding sequence ATGACCCAACCCTTTGTCCACCTAAGAATTCACTCAGAATTTTCCCTGATCGATGGCCTGGTAAGAATCAAGCCGGCCATCGCCCGCGCCCAGGAGCTGGAAATGCCAGCCCTGGCGATTACCGACCAGTGCAACCTTTACGGGCAGATCAAATTCTACCGGGCCTGTTTGGGCTCCGGTATCAAGCCGATTACCGCAGCGGATTTTTGGCTCAGCGAAGGCGGCGAGGGCAAGCCAACGCTGATCACGCTCTATGCGATGAACGCCGATGGTTACCGCAATATTACCGAGCTGATTTCCCGGGCCTGGATGGAAGGCCAGTACCACGGTAACGCCTATATCAAACGCGAATGGGTTAAAGAGTACAGCGAAGGGGTGCTGATGCTGTCTGGTGCCAAGTACGGCGATGTGGGCCGTGCCTTGGTAGCGGGGCGCCGCGCCCAGGCAGAGGAGCTGGCACGGGAGTGGGCAGAGTTATTTCCCGGCCGCTACTACCTGGAATTACAGCGCACTGGTCGCGCCGGCGATGAGGACTACCTGCACTCGGCGGTGAAGTTGGCCCAGAATCTGAACTTGCCCGTGGTAGCCACTAACGACGTGCGCTTTATGGGCGAGAGCGAGTTCGAGGCCCACGAGGTGCGCGTCTGTATCCATGAAGGCCGCGCTCTCGATGACCCCCGCCGCGAACGCCGCTACTCCGCGCAGCAGTATTTCCGCACACCGGAAGAAATGTGGGAGCTGTTTGGCGATATCCCCGAAGCCCTGGAAAACACCGTGGAGATCGCCAAGCGCTGCTCCGCACCGATCCAGCTGGGTAAGTACTTCCTGCCGGAATACCCGATTCCCGAGGGTATGACCGAAGACCAGTTCTTCGAAAAGGTCTCCTATGAAGGTATGGAGCGGCGTCTCGCCACCATCCTCGACAAATCCGCTGCGGACTATGCCGAGCGCCGCCAGGTCTACGAAGACCGCCTGCGCTTTGAACTGGATATCATTATCCAGATGGGATTCCCCGGTTACTTCCTGATCGTAATGGACTTTATCCAGTGGGCCAAAGACCACGATATCCCGGTGGGCCCGGGGCGGGGTTCCGGTGCCGGCTCCCTGGTGGCCTACTCGCTGGATATTACCGATCTGGACCCGCTGCAATACGATCTGCTGTTCGAACGATTCCTGAACCCGGAGCGGGTGTCGATGCCCGACTTCGATATCGACTTCTGTATGGAGAAGCGCGACCGGGTAATTGGCTACGTTGCGGATAACTATGGCCGCCAAGCGGTGAGCCAGATTATTACCTTCGGAACCATGGCCGCGAAGGCGGTGGTGCGAGACGTGGCGCGGGTGCAGGGCAAGTCCTACGGCCTCGCCGACAAGCTGTCCAAAATGATTCCCCCCGATGTGGGCATGACCCTGCAAAAGGCCTTCGACCAGGAAGAGATCCTGCGGGAATTCCTCGACCACGACGATGAGGGCCAGGAAATCTGGGAGATGGCCCTGCAACTCGAAGGGGTCTCCCGTAACGTGGGCAAGCACGCCGGTGGTGTGGTTATCGCCCCCACCAAGCTCACCGACTTTGCGCCGCTCTACTGTGACGAGACCGGCGCGGGTCTGGTAACCCAGTTCGACAAAAACGATGTGGAAGATGCGGGCCTGGTGAAGTTTGACTTCCTCGGCCTGCGGACGCTGACCATCATCGATTGGGCCAAGCGCATGGTGGACGAGACCCGTGCGCGCGTGGGTGAGGAACCCCTGGATATTGCCGCGCTGCCGCTGGACGATGAAGAAACCTTCAAAATGCTCAAACGGGCAGAGACCACGGCGGTATTCCAGCTGGAATCCAGGGGTATGAAGGACCTGATCAAGCGCCTACAGCCGGACAACCTGGAAGATATGATCGCCCTGGTGGCCCTGTTCCGTCCGGGTCCGCTGCAATCGGGCATGGTTGATGACTTTATTAACCGTAAGCACGGTCGCGCCCAGGTGGCCTATCCGGATGCCAAATACCAGCATGAAAAACTGCAACCGATCCTGGAGCCCACTTACGGGGTTATTGTTTACCAGGAACAGGTGATGCAGATCGCCCAGGAGTTGGCGGGCTATACCCTCGGTGGCGCCGACCTGTTGCGACGGGCGATGGGTAAAAAGAAACCGGAGGAAATGGCCAAACAGAGGGCCACTTTTGAAAATGGGGCAAAAGAGCAAGGAATTGACCCCGAACTTGCGATTAAGATCTTCGACCTGGTAGAGAAGTTCGCAGGCTATGGTTTTAACAAATCGCACTCTGCGGCTTACGCACTGGTGTCATACCAGACCGCTTGGCTGAAAGCGCACTATCCCGCCCAGTTTATGGCGGCGACCATGTCTTCGGATATGGATAAGACCGATAAGGTGGTGACCTTTATCGAAGAGTGCCGAGCCATGGAGCTGGTGCTGGTGCCGCCGGATGTGAATCTGGGCAGCTTCCAGTTCTCGGTGGATATCGACAATCGCATTATCTACGGTCTCGGTGCGATTAAGGGCCTGGGTGAAGGTCCGATTGAAAATATTATTGCGGCGCGGGAAGAGGGTGGTCCCTTTACCGATTTGTTCGATTTCTGCTCGCGGGTTGACCCGCGCAAGGTGAACAAGCGCGCGCTGGAGGCACTGGTGCGCTCTGGGGCACTGGACAGCATAGGCCCGGATACCAATGGTGCCGACGGCTTGGATTATTCCCGCGCTGTGCTGTTTAACGCGCTGGATGAAGCGGTAAAAGCGGCGGAACAGCAAAAGGCCAATGCCAATGCGGGCATGATGGACCTGTTTGGCGAAGTGGTGCCCCAGGCATCGGAAGGCGATGTGTACGAGGATTTCCGCCGCACACGCTGCTGGAGTATCCGCGAGCGCCTGGAAGGCGAAAAGAATACCCTGGGTCTGTATCTAACCGGGCACCCGATTGACGAGTATGCCGGTGAGTTACAACACCTGGTGAAGGCGCGAATCGCCGATTTGAAACCCGGCCGGGAATCGCAAAAAGTTGCGGGCCTGGTTGTGGCGATGCGGGTAATGAAAACAAAACGCGGTGATTCCATGGCTATTGTTACCCTGGATGACCGCAGTGGCCGTATTGAAGCGGCCATGTTCAGCGAGGCCTTTGGCGAACATCGAGACAAGTTGGCCAAAGATGCTCTGCTGGTATTGGATGGACCGGTTGCCACTGACGATTACAGCGGCGGCCTGAAGATGACAGTAAACAGCGTTTCCACGCTCGATGAGTTGCGCCAGAGCCGGGTGACCGGGGTGCGCTTGCGAGTGGATAGCGGCAGTGTGGCACCGGGGCTGGCCAAGCGGCTGGCCGCTTGCCTGCAACCCTATACCGGTGGTCAGTGCGGGGTCAGCCTTGAGGTTTCCCGCCACGATGCCCGGGGCTTGTACCGACTGCCGCCGCAGTGGAACGTAGAACCAAACGACCAGATGGTCCAGTCCCTCAGGGAACTGTTGGGACGTGAGCAGGTGGCGCTTCAATACGCACAACGGCGTTAA
- a CDS encoding acetyl-CoA carboxylase carboxyltransferase subunit alpha, giving the protein MNFNFLEFEQPIAELEGKIKELQLVGDDNELNIADEVTRLREKSRTLTESIYSDLSPWQVVQVARHPQRPYSKDYIERLFTDWDELHGDRHFGDDKAIIAGIARLNGKPVAVIGEEKGRSVNEKVARNFGMPKPEGYRKALRVMEMAERFKMPVLTLIDTPGAYPGIDSEERGISEAIAQNLAVMSRLRTPIICTVIGEGSSGGALAIGVGDQLNMLQYSTYFVISPEGCANIIWKTVEKAPLAAEAMGVTSSVLEELGIVDETIPEPLGGAHRDPDAMANNLKDRLSEQLDQLSSIPIDELLEKRYQRLMSYGNIVS; this is encoded by the coding sequence ATGAATTTTAATTTTCTCGAGTTTGAGCAGCCAATTGCAGAGCTGGAAGGCAAGATAAAAGAGCTGCAGCTTGTGGGTGATGACAACGAGCTGAATATCGCCGATGAAGTTACCCGGTTGCGGGAGAAGAGTAGAACTTTGACCGAGTCCATCTACTCCGACCTGAGCCCATGGCAGGTCGTACAGGTAGCCCGCCATCCGCAACGTCCCTATTCAAAAGACTATATCGAGCGTTTGTTTACCGATTGGGATGAGCTGCACGGCGACCGCCACTTTGGTGATGACAAGGCGATTATCGCCGGTATCGCGCGCTTAAATGGCAAGCCGGTAGCGGTGATTGGTGAAGAGAAAGGCCGCTCTGTAAACGAGAAGGTTGCGCGCAACTTTGGTATGCCGAAGCCGGAGGGTTACCGCAAAGCCCTGCGTGTTATGGAAATGGCCGAGCGCTTTAAAATGCCGGTGCTGACCCTGATCGACACCCCGGGAGCCTATCCGGGTATCGACAGTGAAGAGCGCGGTATCAGTGAAGCCATCGCCCAGAACCTGGCAGTGATGTCCCGCCTGCGCACGCCGATTATTTGTACCGTGATTGGTGAAGGTTCCTCCGGTGGTGCACTGGCGATCGGTGTGGGTGACCAGCTGAACATGCTGCAGTACTCCACCTACTTTGTGATTTCCCCTGAGGGTTGCGCCAACATTATCTGGAAAACTGTTGAGAAAGCGCCTTTGGCCGCTGAGGCGATGGGGGTGACCTCCAGCGTGTTGGAAGAGTTGGGTATTGTGGATGAAACCATCCCCGAACCTCTCGGTGGCGCTCACCGCGATCCAGATGCAATGGCCAATAACCTCAAAGACCGTCTCAGCGAGCAGCTGGACCAGCTGAGCAGCATCCCCATTGATGAGCTGCTGGAGAAGCGCTATCAGCGCCTGATGAGCTACGGCAATATCGTTTCCTAA
- a CDS encoding sugar MFS transporter, translating into MAIMQSNTATDAAQIPTGDQSGHRFALVALTSLFFMWGFITCLNDILIPYLKGIFELNYAQAMLVQFCFFGAYFLVSLPAGALVSKIGYQKGIVTGLSISVVGCLLFIPAERMEVYALFLGALFILASGITILQVSANPYVTALGDERTAPSRLTLTQGFNSLGTTIAPQFGALLILPAAGVAAGAASAAVIEVPYLILASALAILAIVFAFLNLPKIVSSATSAAASNAEAASAWSYRHLVLGAIAIFVYVGAEVSIGSFLVNFIAEDSIAGLEESEAAFYISLYWGGAMVGRFAGALIMRFISAGKVLAICSIGSCVLLLITVTGSGYLAMWAVLAVGLCNSIMFPTIFSLALAKLGPSTSQGSGILCLAIVGGAIVPLLQGLLADQIGIQLAFVLPIFCYLYILYYGLSGHRTDKRA; encoded by the coding sequence ATGGCAATAATGCAGAGTAATACAGCAACGGATGCTGCGCAGATACCGACGGGTGACCAGTCGGGGCACAGGTTTGCCCTGGTGGCGCTGACCTCACTATTTTTTATGTGGGGATTTATCACCTGCCTGAATGATATTTTGATTCCCTACTTGAAAGGGATTTTCGAGCTGAACTATGCCCAGGCAATGCTGGTGCAGTTCTGCTTTTTTGGTGCTTATTTCCTGGTTTCCCTGCCTGCCGGTGCCCTGGTCAGTAAAATTGGTTATCAGAAAGGGATTGTGACTGGCTTAAGTATTTCGGTGGTTGGCTGTTTGCTGTTTATCCCCGCTGAAAGAATGGAAGTTTATGCACTGTTCCTCGGTGCTCTGTTTATTCTGGCTTCCGGTATTACTATTTTACAGGTTTCCGCCAACCCTTATGTGACAGCACTGGGCGATGAGCGCACGGCGCCCAGCCGCCTGACCCTGACCCAAGGTTTTAACTCCCTGGGTACCACTATCGCCCCTCAATTTGGTGCATTGCTGATTTTACCCGCTGCCGGCGTTGCAGCGGGTGCTGCCAGCGCTGCGGTTATTGAAGTTCCCTACCTGATCCTGGCGTCCGCGCTGGCGATCCTGGCTATCGTCTTCGCATTTTTGAATTTGCCAAAAATTGTCAGCAGCGCAACCTCCGCTGCAGCTTCCAATGCCGAAGCCGCTTCCGCCTGGAGCTACCGCCACTTGGTATTGGGTGCGATCGCTATTTTTGTCTACGTGGGTGCTGAAGTCTCTATCGGCAGCTTCCTGGTGAACTTTATCGCTGAGGATTCCATCGCCGGCTTGGAAGAGTCTGAAGCTGCCTTCTATATCTCCCTGTATTGGGGTGGCGCTATGGTCGGTCGCTTTGCCGGCGCTTTAATTATGCGCTTTATCTCTGCTGGCAAAGTGCTCGCAATCTGCTCTATCGGCTCCTGTGTACTGTTGTTGATTACTGTTACGGGTAGCGGCTATCTGGCGATGTGGGCGGTACTGGCTGTGGGTCTGTGCAACTCTATTATGTTCCCGACTATCTTTAGTTTGGCTCTGGCCAAGCTGGGCCCATCGACCAGTCAGGGCTCCGGAATCTTATGCCTGGCCATTGTAGGCGGTGCCATTGTGCCGTTGTTGCAGGGGCTTCTGGCTGACCAGATTGGTATCCAATTGGCGTTCGTTCTGCCGATCTTCTGTTACCTCTATATTCTCTACTACGGTCTCTCTGGACACCGTACAGATAAACGCGCTTAA
- a CDS encoding LytTR family DNA-binding domain-containing protein: MSKLSVVLVDDEPLALRLLKSMLEERKDLDILACCRNGREAVQAVSEHNPDLLILDVQMPGMNGFDVVRNLQADTMPLVIFATAYDQYALKAFEVHAVDYVLKPLDPRRLETALDRARQRQAQMLSKGEDGHQEEKNRLMRSFESSASKASSGESTAAAATQRLAIKDRGSITMVNQPDIEWIDAAGDYMCVHAKGETHVMRSTIKDLQKQLCPDTFKRIHRSTLVNLNFIVHIKVLTKGEYFLTLSSGAKLKVSRNYRLPIKEFLDSNKQSDLTAPQAS; this comes from the coding sequence ATGAGCAAGCTCAGCGTCGTACTGGTGGACGACGAGCCCCTGGCTTTACGGCTACTTAAAAGTATGCTCGAAGAACGCAAGGACCTGGATATTCTCGCCTGTTGTCGCAATGGCCGGGAAGCTGTCCAAGCAGTTTCAGAGCACAACCCGGACCTACTCATTCTCGATGTGCAGATGCCCGGAATGAACGGTTTTGATGTGGTGCGCAACCTGCAGGCTGACACCATGCCCTTAGTAATCTTTGCCACAGCCTACGACCAATACGCCCTTAAGGCTTTTGAAGTCCACGCGGTTGACTATGTGCTCAAGCCACTGGACCCGCGCCGACTGGAAACCGCCCTCGACCGCGCCCGACAGCGCCAGGCACAGATGTTATCCAAAGGAGAGGATGGTCATCAGGAAGAGAAAAATCGCCTGATGCGATCTTTTGAAAGCAGTGCCAGCAAAGCCTCAAGTGGAGAGAGTACCGCTGCAGCAGCAACCCAGCGTCTCGCCATTAAAGACCGAGGCAGTATCACAATGGTTAACCAACCGGATATCGAGTGGATCGATGCGGCGGGTGACTATATGTGTGTGCATGCCAAAGGGGAAACCCATGTAATGCGCAGCACTATTAAAGACCTGCAAAAACAACTCTGCCCGGACACTTTTAAACGCATCCACAGATCCACACTGGTTAACCTGAACTTTATTGTACATATCAAGGTTTTGACCAAGGGCGAGTACTTTCTCACCCTGAGCAGCGGTGCAAAGCTGAAAGTAAGCCGCAACTATCGCTTACCGATTAAAGAGTTTCTCGATTCCAACAAACAGTCTGATCTAACTGCCCCCCAAGCTTCCTAA
- a CDS encoding histidine kinase — protein MQYSTRLDTRPNTDIQSTRWFWKLQLVSWVGILLVTFLSLTLWHSPTEWPHFEPVNTVFQCAIAFLLSLFLKPIFDVAWESELAFRTVIYLLAVAVISGIWTLVRMEAYIRLSGEHSIWSEFGGWYYASLFVFLFWSALYCGVKYHFLLNEEHKKMLEVAAVHEREQLRRLQAEAIANEAQLKMLRYQLNPHFLFNTLNSINALIRFQQADEAREMVVRLSDFLRLSLKEDPMQKVELEREIEAVLLYLEIEKTRFADRLSVDLSIDETVRRAQVPSMLLQPLVENSVKYAIAPNEMGGTIGIHAHNTDDRLVLEVYDTGCPDHFASECDPESSSTGVGLKNVRERLSTLYPQDFKIEQNKNSDGGMQVLINIPLEISNPSTHLTQGEVQ, from the coding sequence ATGCAGTACTCGACCCGTCTAGATACGAGACCAAACACTGATATTCAGTCGACCCGCTGGTTTTGGAAACTGCAGCTGGTCAGCTGGGTTGGCATACTACTGGTCACTTTTCTTTCACTGACCCTGTGGCACTCCCCTACTGAGTGGCCACACTTCGAGCCAGTCAATACAGTATTCCAGTGCGCTATTGCATTTTTATTATCCCTGTTTCTAAAACCGATTTTTGATGTCGCCTGGGAATCAGAACTCGCTTTCCGCACCGTGATCTACCTTCTGGCTGTCGCTGTTATTTCCGGAATATGGACCCTGGTTCGTATGGAGGCCTATATACGCCTCAGTGGTGAACACTCTATCTGGTCTGAGTTCGGCGGCTGGTATTACGCTTCTTTATTTGTATTTTTATTCTGGAGCGCCCTCTACTGCGGGGTAAAATATCACTTCCTACTCAATGAAGAGCACAAAAAAATGCTGGAGGTCGCAGCAGTACATGAACGGGAGCAACTCCGCAGACTCCAAGCAGAGGCCATCGCCAATGAAGCGCAACTAAAAATGTTGCGCTACCAGCTCAACCCCCACTTTCTCTTCAATACGCTCAATTCCATTAACGCCCTAATTCGATTCCAGCAAGCTGATGAAGCGAGGGAAATGGTTGTGCGTCTCAGTGATTTTTTAAGGCTCTCCCTAAAAGAAGACCCCATGCAGAAAGTTGAGCTTGAACGAGAGATCGAGGCGGTATTGCTTTATTTGGAGATTGAAAAAACCCGCTTTGCCGACAGGTTGTCCGTAGACCTGTCGATCGATGAAACCGTACGCCGCGCACAAGTGCCCAGCATGTTGCTGCAACCACTGGTAGAAAACTCGGTGAAATATGCCATAGCCCCCAACGAAATGGGGGGCACTATCGGCATCCACGCTCACAACACCGATGATCGCCTGGTACTGGAAGTCTATGACACCGGCTGCCCAGATCACTTTGCCAGCGAATGTGACCCGGAGTCCTCCTCAACGGGAGTGGGCCTCAAAAACGTACGCGAACGCCTGTCGACGCTCTACCCACAAGATTTCAAAATAGAACAAAACAAAAACTCTGATGGCGGTATGCAAGTACTCATCAATATTCCACTGGAAATTTCCAACCCATCAACCCACCTGACACAGGGAGAAGTTCAATGA